A portion of the Epinephelus moara isolate mb chromosome 4, YSFRI_EMoa_1.0, whole genome shotgun sequence genome contains these proteins:
- the si:ch211-107m4.1 gene encoding heterogeneous nuclear ribonucleoprotein U-like protein 2, whose translation MKLTDIKKLKVAELRSRLKELGLDSKGLKAELLGRLWSALEAEQNGKDGDDEEVKLQSDSSLTPSIATETVEVCAPPSSPPTRDGVTEQCKPDCTREYTDTSTQTDPGLTTLQHSSEFVSTLQQVSECVSETVPVYQEEEGEGIVQQGGAEDPGEDRRAVSSEEMGRGRAFYEFKEEIRYKRAKSPEPPVDRVEAEEEDEDKVRLNPYDSHLHFEVGPDGACGQPRFWARFPLLWSGCRLTHGVLQGRVGFEVRLERTLLTTQLEGQDDHHGLRVGWSLADASLLLGEDEFSFAYDGRGKKVSGGKEEEFGEPFSEGDIIGCYASFSTDGAVQLSFYKNGRFMGEAFSLSSSGCALFPHVLCKSCSVRILLDPTAHNSPWYPGPPGFTPLAALPAGQRVRTTSPPTSRAQCEVLLMVGLPGSGKSHWARTQMKKHPEKQYRLLGTEELLACMISGGQRDSRLQQASQCLTDLIKIAAQSPGNYILDQCNILFSARRYKLQLFTGFRRQVVVVFPSADVWKRRLSQHQTSDGEQIPETALLKLQVSYTLPEQQSDVLEELQYVELPQEQAQMLLQEFKDEARRLLPPVPKQEKKKPRLHKKRPYPYGPPPSHRIQWSGHNGWSDTRFNVQPWRQQPRYWSVPYQDQGYYYRDVGYSGYEGYC comes from the exons ATGAAGCTAACGGACATTAAAAAGCTCAAAGTAGCGGAGCTGCGGTCCAGACTGAAAGAACTGGGGTTGGACAGTAAGGGTCTGAAGGCTGAGCTGCTGGGCAGGCTGTGGTCCGCGTTAGAGGCTGAGCAAAACGGGAAAGACGGTGATGATGAAGAGGTGAAACTACAAAGTGACAGCTCACTGACACCTTCAATAGCGACGGAGACAGTGGAGGTCTGTGCTCCACCCTCTTCACCTCCAACACGAGACGGTGTTACTGAGCAATGTAAACCGGACTGTACCCGAGAGTACACAGACACCTCCACACAGACTGACCCCGGTCTGACAACACTACAACACAGCTCTGAGTTTGTTTCAACACTACAACAGGTTTCTGAGTGTGTTTCAGAGACTGTACCAGTGTAccaagaggaggagggagagggtaTAGTGCAGCAGGGAGGTGCAGAGGATCCTGGAGAGGACAGGAGGGCTGTGTCATCAGAGGAGATGGGCAGAGGAAGAGCTTTCTACGAGTTCAAAGAGGAGATACGATACAAGAG AGCCAAATCACCAGAACCTCCAGTGGACAGAGTGGAGgcagaagaggaagatgaagataaAGTCAGACTCAATCCAT ATGACAGTCACCTCCACTTTGAGGTGGGTCCTGATGGTGCATGTGGCCAGCCACGGTTCTGGGCTCGGTTCCCCTTGCTGTGGTCAGGCTGCAGGCTCACCCACGGGGTGCTGCAGGGCAGGGTGGGCTTTGAAGTGAGGCTGGAGAGGACGTTGTTGACTACACAGCTGGAGGGACAAGATGATCATCATGGTCTGAGAGTCGGCTGGTCTTTGGCCGAtgcctctctgctgctgg GTGAAGATGAATTTTCTTTTGCATATGATGGACGCGGTAAAAAAGTCTCAGGTGGGAAGGAGGAAGAGTTTGGAGAACCGTTCTCAGAGGGGGATATCATTGGCTGTTATGCT TCTTTCTCCACAGACGGTGCTGTTCAGCTCTCTTTCTATAAGAATGGTCGTTTCATGGGTGAAGCTTTTTCACTGAGCTCCTCCGGTTGTGCTTTGTTCCCTCACGTCCTCTGTAAGAGCTGCTCAGTCAGAATCCTCCTGGACCCCACAGCTCACAATTCTCCCTGGTACCCCGGCCCTCCAGGGTTTACACCGCTGGCAGCTCTTCCTGCGGGGCAGAGGGTGCGCACAACATCGCCTCCTACCTCCAGAGCACAGTGTGAG GTGTTGTTGATGGTTGGTCTTCCTGGTTCTGGGAAGAGTCACTGGGCCAGGACTCAGATGAAGAAGCATCCTGAGAAACAGTACAGGCTGCTGGGCACAGAGGAGCTGCTCGCATGTATGATT agTGGTGGACAGAGGGACAGCCGGCTGCAGCAGGCCTCTCAGTGTCTCACTGATTTGATTAAGATTGCTGCTCAGAGTCCTGGCAACTATATCCTCGACCAG TGCAACATCCTCTTCTCTGCACGGCGTTACAAGCTGCAGCTGTTCACAGGCTTCAGGCGCCAGGTGGTGGTGGTCTTCCCCTCAGCGGACGTGTGGAAAAGACGATTGTCCCAGCACCAAACCAGTGACGGGGAGCAGATCCCTGAGACTGCCCTGCTCAAACTCCAAG TGAGCTACACTCTTCCAGAGCAGCAGAGCGACgtgctggaggagctgcagtATGTCGAGCTGCCTCAGGAACAGGCACAGATGCTCCTACAGGAGTTTAAAGATGAGGCTCGCAGACTGCTGCCCCCGGTCCCCaaacaggagaagaagaaacccAGACTACACAAGAAAAGACCCTACCCTTACGGCCCTCCACCCTCACATAGGATCCAGTGGAGTGGACATAACG GATGGAGCGACACAAGATTCAACGTGCAGCCATGGAGGCAGCAGCCAAGATAT TGGAGTGTGCCTTATCAGGACCAGGGCTACTACTACAGAGACGTCGGTTACAGCGGATACGAAGGTTACTGCTGA